The following are encoded together in the Candidatus Manganitrophus noduliformans genome:
- a CDS encoding AAA family ATPase: protein MIQYPFFQHPARTRVRTKKLAAVTKASELTPKPEVEGISQHLKELISAIDQRISQLEKTLDPEQRKANERELQELEDRNWLSTILPEVEEEISRLKIIAAFDMAIQDTDTNRITRKATEVSRSLVTDKIRDAFAAEVAALGIADRRIELVQEPSGYGSTKFRVSLIRSPSSKVAQVLSEGEHRCVALAAFLAELSTANNPSGVIFDDPVSSLDHNHRGVLATRLVREAASQRQVIVFTHDIPFLMLLDDEARRVGLDPNYQSVNRADDRSGICSQGTPLKAQSIPEILDKIEKRLSSTKELYHSGRKDEWCEQFKAMAGRLRDAWELAVENVVAPVFRRFTHKVHISGLRQLIVITEQDFINMKEGYDICCTYCHTDPAELNRPIPTPDQIDLELKRLRLWFDSVRTRQDQKR, encoded by the coding sequence GTGATCCAATATCCATTTTTTCAGCACCCTGCTAGAACCCGTGTTCGGACAAAGAAGCTCGCGGCGGTTACTAAGGCCTCTGAATTAACTCCAAAGCCAGAAGTTGAAGGGATATCCCAACACCTTAAGGAACTCATATCTGCTATAGATCAACGAATTTCTCAGCTTGAAAAAACTTTGGACCCAGAGCAACGGAAGGCCAACGAAAGAGAATTACAAGAGCTAGAAGACCGTAACTGGTTATCGACAATACTCCCTGAGGTTGAAGAAGAAATCTCTAGGCTCAAGATAATTGCTGCATTTGACATGGCTATTCAGGATACCGATACGAATCGCATTACGAGAAAAGCGACCGAGGTATCCCGCTCCTTGGTAACTGATAAGATACGTGATGCGTTTGCTGCGGAAGTAGCAGCATTAGGAATCGCAGACAGGCGGATTGAACTTGTCCAAGAGCCGAGCGGGTATGGTTCAACGAAGTTTAGAGTTTCGTTAATCCGTAGCCCCAGCAGCAAGGTCGCACAAGTCCTCAGCGAGGGAGAGCACCGATGCGTTGCTTTAGCAGCCTTTCTGGCTGAGCTCTCCACAGCTAACAACCCTTCCGGAGTTATATTTGACGATCCGGTATCTTCTCTTGACCACAATCATCGAGGTGTATTAGCAACCAGATTAGTACGTGAAGCAGCAAGCCAACGACAGGTTATCGTCTTTACCCATGATATTCCTTTTCTCATGCTACTGGATGATGAGGCACGCAGGGTTGGGCTCGATCCGAATTACCAAAGCGTTAACCGGGCCGACGACCGGTCCGGCATCTGCTCCCAGGGAACCCCTCTCAAAGCTCAGTCGATTCCGGAAATTCTTGACAAAATAGAGAAGCGTCTAAGTTCGACCAAAGAACTCTATCATTCCGGCCGCAAAGATGAATGGTGTGAACAATTTAAGGCAATGGCAGGCCGCTTGCGGGACGCATGGGAGCTTGCTGTCGAAAACGTGGTCGCACCCGTATTCCGGCGCTTTACCCACAAGGTCCACATCTCTGGCTTACGTCAACTAATTGTCATAACTGAACAAGATTTTATCAATATGAAGGAAGGTTACGATATCTGCTGTACCTATTGTCATACAGACCCTGCAGAGCTAAATAGACCAATACCAACTCCTGATCAAATTGACCTTGAGTTGAAACGTTTGCGTCTTTGGTTTGATAGCGTTCGGACCCGTCAAGACCAAAAGAGGTAG
- a CDS encoding type I restriction endonuclease subunit R has protein sequence MPHFYTEDQLCEQPAIQLFATLGWATISAMEEVFGPSGTLGRETKGEVALGRPLRTALERLNPGLPTEAITTAIDDLTRNRSAMILTAANREVYTLLKEGIPVSVPDRERGGQKTERVRMIDWENPESNDFLLVSQMTITGPLYTCRPDLIGFVNGLPWIVIELKKPGIPARQAFDDNLTSYKDPQNGIPALFWFNALLIASNGTDSRIGSLTADWERFFEWKRIEREDEPRRVSLEVMIRGTCAPPRLLDLVENFTLFSEQKAGLVKVLAQNHQLLGVNNAIAATLAARKQGHGRGGVFWQTQGSGKSLSMVFFSQKILRKVPGNWTFVVVTDRTELDDQIAKTFKACGAVSEAEGEICHAQSGAHLRQLLGENHRYVFTLIHKFQTTEVLCDRPDVIVLTDEAHRSQYDTLALNMRTALPRALFLAFTGTPLIAGEERTREVFGDYVSIYDFQQSVEDGATVPLFYENRTPELRLENPNLNDDIYALIEAAELDEEQERRLERELGRQYHLLTRDNRLETVAKDIVKHFLGRGFQGKAMVVSIDKATAFRMYDKVRKHWEAECKRVEKELDRLTRYGAKSDPDQVKELQRRLDLIQSTDMALIVSPGQNEIAQMKEHGLDIIPHRKRMNEEELDEEFKNPTNRLRLVFVCAMWLTGFDAPSCSTIYLDKPMRNHSLMQTIARANRVFPGKQSGLIVDYANVFTSLEKALAIYGAGKGGAMPVRDKQKLVEELRQAVTGAAAFCAEQGVSIEAIEAVPSGNFDRVKRIGEAVEALITPDPLRKGFLAQEHLVRTLFQAVKPDPVVTEFAPRVSCLSTIADSIRERTGEGRADISAILSDVNHLLDESIASDGFVIKESKEGYGRIDLTKIDFAALAKRFGKSKTKNIELEQLKAAIRAQLDRMVRLNKTRADYLVKFEELIESYNTGSRNIEELFKELLNLSRALSEEQQRHVREHLSEEELVVFDILTRPAPELSSEERDEVKKIARELLQKLKELLVLDWRQRSSARSQVKLAIEDLLDRGLPRAYSPDLYRQKCSAVFEHFYEAYTDRGESLYGNVS, from the coding sequence ATGCCCCATTTCTATACCGAAGACCAGCTTTGCGAGCAACCCGCGATTCAACTTTTTGCGACATTGGGCTGGGCAACCATTTCGGCAATGGAAGAAGTCTTCGGTCCAAGCGGAACGCTCGGGCGCGAGACAAAGGGCGAAGTGGCCCTGGGGCGGCCACTTCGGACCGCGCTAGAGCGGCTGAATCCTGGCCTGCCGACAGAAGCAATCACCACCGCAATCGATGACCTCACGCGCAACCGCTCCGCAATGATCCTCACAGCAGCAAACCGTGAAGTCTACACGCTGCTGAAGGAAGGCATTCCCGTCTCCGTGCCGGACCGGGAACGGGGCGGGCAGAAAACCGAGCGGGTCCGGATGATCGATTGGGAAAACCCGGAATCCAACGACTTTCTCCTCGTCAGCCAGATGACCATCACGGGCCCCCTCTACACCTGCCGTCCGGATCTGATCGGCTTCGTCAACGGGCTGCCGTGGATCGTCATCGAACTAAAGAAACCCGGCATTCCCGCCCGGCAAGCCTTCGACGACAACCTCACCAGCTATAAAGACCCGCAAAACGGCATCCCAGCCCTCTTCTGGTTTAACGCGCTCCTCATCGCATCGAACGGCACCGACAGCCGCATCGGCTCGCTCACCGCCGATTGGGAGCGGTTCTTCGAATGGAAGCGGATTGAGCGGGAAGACGAGCCGCGACGCGTGTCGCTGGAAGTGATGATCCGCGGCACCTGCGCGCCGCCGCGCCTGCTCGACCTCGTGGAGAACTTCACCCTCTTCTCCGAGCAAAAAGCCGGACTCGTGAAAGTGCTCGCGCAGAACCATCAGCTCCTCGGCGTTAACAACGCCATCGCCGCCACCCTCGCCGCGCGGAAGCAGGGCCACGGGCGCGGCGGGGTCTTCTGGCAGACGCAAGGTTCCGGCAAAAGCCTCTCGATGGTTTTCTTTTCCCAAAAGATTCTTCGCAAGGTGCCGGGGAACTGGACCTTTGTCGTGGTGACCGACCGCACCGAGTTGGACGACCAGATCGCGAAGACCTTCAAAGCATGCGGCGCGGTCAGCGAAGCGGAGGGGGAGATCTGCCACGCCCAGAGCGGCGCGCACCTTCGGCAACTGCTCGGCGAAAACCACCGCTACGTCTTCACCCTCATCCACAAGTTCCAGACGACCGAAGTTCTCTGCGACCGGCCCGACGTGATTGTCTTGACCGACGAAGCACACCGAAGCCAGTACGACACCCTTGCCCTGAACATGCGCACCGCGCTGCCGCGCGCGCTCTTCCTCGCCTTTACCGGAACGCCCCTCATCGCCGGGGAGGAGCGGACGCGCGAAGTCTTCGGCGACTATGTGTCGATCTACGACTTCCAGCAGTCGGTGGAAGACGGCGCGACGGTGCCGCTGTTCTATGAGAACCGCACACCGGAGCTGCGGCTGGAGAACCCAAACCTCAATGACGACATTTACGCCCTCATCGAAGCCGCGGAGCTGGACGAAGAGCAGGAGAGGCGATTGGAGCGGGAGTTGGGCCGGCAATATCACCTCCTCACCCGCGACAACCGGCTCGAAACGGTCGCGAAGGACATCGTAAAGCATTTCCTCGGCCGCGGCTTTCAGGGGAAAGCGATGGTCGTCTCCATCGATAAGGCGACCGCGTTTCGGATGTACGACAAAGTGCGCAAGCACTGGGAGGCCGAGTGCAAGCGGGTGGAAAAAGAGTTAGACCGGCTCACCCGCTACGGCGCGAAGTCCGACCCCGACCAGGTGAAGGAGCTTCAACGGCGACTCGACCTAATTCAAAGCACCGACATGGCGCTGATCGTCTCACCGGGCCAAAACGAAATTGCCCAGATGAAAGAGCATGGCCTCGACATCATCCCCCATCGAAAACGAATGAACGAGGAAGAACTGGACGAGGAGTTCAAGAACCCAACCAATCGGCTCCGCCTTGTCTTCGTTTGCGCGATGTGGCTGACCGGATTTGATGCGCCGAGCTGCTCGACGATCTATCTCGACAAGCCGATGCGGAACCACTCGCTGATGCAGACGATCGCGCGCGCCAACCGCGTCTTTCCCGGCAAGCAGAGCGGCCTGATCGTCGATTATGCGAACGTCTTCACCTCTCTGGAAAAGGCATTGGCGATCTACGGCGCAGGCAAAGGGGGGGCGATGCCGGTGCGGGACAAGCAAAAGCTGGTAGAGGAGTTGCGGCAAGCGGTTACGGGAGCGGCGGCGTTCTGTGCGGAGCAGGGAGTCTCGATTGAAGCGATCGAGGCGGTCCCCTCCGGAAATTTCGACCGGGTCAAGCGAATCGGCGAAGCGGTGGAAGCACTGATCACCCCCGACCCCCTCCGCAAAGGATTTCTGGCCCAGGAGCATCTGGTGCGAACGCTGTTCCAGGCCGTCAAGCCCGATCCGGTCGTCACCGAATTTGCCCCCCGCGTCTCTTGTCTCAGCACGATCGCCGATTCGATTCGCGAAAGAACCGGCGAGGGCCGGGCCGATATCTCGGCCATCCTCTCCGATGTGAACCATCTGCTGGACGAGTCGATCGCTTCCGACGGCTTCGTTATCAAGGAGAGTAAAGAAGGCTACGGCCGCATCGACCTCACGAAGATCGATTTTGCGGCGCTGGCGAAGCGGTTTGGTAAATCGAAAACAAAGAACATCGAGCTGGAACAGCTCAAGGCGGCGATTCGCGCCCAGTTGGACAGGATGGTTCGCCTCAACAAAACACGGGCCGACTACCTGGTCAAGTTCGAGGAGCTGATCGAGTCTTACAACACCGGCAGCCGGAACATCGAGGAGCTTTTTAAAGAACTCCTGAATCTGAGCCGAGCGCTTTCCGAGGAGCAGCAGCGCCACGTCCGGGAGCATCTCTCCGAAGAAGAGCTGGTGGTCTTCGACATCCTGACGCGCCCCGCGCCCGAGTTGAGTTCCGAAGAACGCGACGAGGTAAAAAAGATCGCGCGTGAGCTTCTTCAAAAACTGAAGGAGCTTCTGGTCTTGGATTGGCGGCAGAGATCGTCCGCCCGTTCTCAGGTAAAGCTTGCAATCGAAGATCTGTTGGACCGCGGTCTCCCGCGCGCCTATTCGCCCGACCTCTATCGGCAAAAATGCTCGGCGGTGTTCGAACACTTTTATGAAGCCTATACCGATAGGGGAGAGAGTCTCTATGGAAATGTAAGCTGA